Proteins from one Megalopta genalis isolate 19385.01 chromosome 1, iyMegGena1_principal, whole genome shotgun sequence genomic window:
- the LOC117221443 gene encoding kelch domain-containing protein 4 — protein sequence MGKKDKNKKKVSGSVKTALKTEKKLSSKQKKELVALGEDDIENVIAEIEKEEARRQRVVEKPVEPPSRRVNFSLTAHPFKDELIMHGGEFHDGRTTFVYGDMFTYNINKNEWTVIRAPGAPPPRCGHQMVAIPTNRGELWVFGGEFSSPSESQFYHYKDLWVYRIEDKKWEKIQAVGGPSARSGHRMVHVKRQLIVFGGFHDNLRDYKYFNDVYSFHLETYTWQKIELTGNPPLPRSGCIVLPTPENKLLVYGGYSKDRIKKDVDKGHIHDDMFLMTPERNDQTGLKWKWMSVKQGGVRPSPRCSASAVLVQSSLAYMFGGVFDEEDNEEELHGRFYNDLMALDLEKLQWHTVTLTGKKDVTARRRRRKVREADEEENNSQNEEGSDNEVEKSSLAPIQSTITDEDGIFTMTIGPTTSGPVIQKKDSVSENMFVPCPRINPGLAIKHNILYLYGGIFEDGDHQYTLNDFYSLDYRKLDEWRTIMADDVSSQTWYNSSSSSSEDESSDTNDNDENNRDNEQPRDPGNRRM from the exons ATGGGTAAGAAAGACAAAAATAAGAAGAAAGTGAGCGGTAGTGTGAAAACTGCATTAAAAACTGAAAAGAAATTAAGCTCGAAACAGAAAAAGGAATTAGTCGCACTGGGTGAG GACGACATTGAAAATGTGATAGCCGAAATCGAAAAGGAAGAAGCTCGAAGGCAACGTGTTGTTGAAAAGCCGGTGGAACCACCGTCTCGACGTgttaattttagtttaacagCACATCCTTTTAAAGATGAGCTTATTATGCACGGAGGAGAATTTCATGATGGACGAACG ACGTTTGTTTATGGAGATATGTTTACGTATAACATAAACAAAAACGAATGGACTGTGATAAGAGCACCTGGGGCTCCACCCCCCCGTTGCGGTCATCAAATGGTAGCGATACCAACGAATAGAGGGGAACTATGGGTATTCGGTGGTGAATTCTCTAGCCCATCGGAATCGCAATTTTATCATTACAAGGACTTATGGGTCTATCGAATTGAAGATAAAAAATGGGAAAAGATTCA GGCTGTTGGTGGTCCATCTGCTAGAAGCGGTCATAGAATGGTTCATGTAAAAAGACAATTGATAGTTTTTGGCGGCTTTCATGATAATTTGAGGGAttacaaatattttaatgatgtGTACTCGTTTCACCTTGAAACATATACTTGGCAAAAGATTGAATTAACTG GTAACCCGCCACTTCCAAGATCTGGCTGTATAGTGTTGCCAACGCCTGAAAATAAATTACTTGTATACGGTGGTTACAGTAAAGACAGAATAAAGAAGGATGTGGATAAAGGACACATTCACGACGACATGTTTTTAATGACCCCTGAAA GGAATGATCAAACTGGTTTAAAATGGAAGTGGATGTCTGTAAAACAGGGCGGAGTGAGACCATCGCCTCGTTGTAGTGCGTCAGCTGTTCTCGTTCAATCGAGTTTAGCATATATGTTTGGCGGGGTATTCGATGAAGAAGACAACGAAGAAGAACTTCATGGAAGATTTTATAATGATCTAATGGCATTAGACTTGGAGAAATTACAATGGCACACGG TGACGTTAACTGGAAAGAAAGACGTAACTGCACGACGTCGCAGAAGAAAAGTGAGAGAAGCTGATGAAGAAGAAAATAATAGCCAAAATGAGGAAGGTAGTGATAATGAAGTTGAAAAATCATCGCTTGCCCCGATTCAATCGACAATTACCGACGAAGATGGGATATTCACGATGACAATAGGACCAACTACGAGTGGTCCTGTTATACAGAAGAAAGACAGCGTTTCAGAAAATATGTTCGTGCCATGCCCAAGAATAAATCCGGGTCTTGCTATCAAGcataatattttatacttgtACGGCGGTATATTTGAGGACGGAGACCATCAGTATACGCTGAACGATTTCTACAGCTTGG ATTACCGTAAATTAGATGAATGGAGGACAATAATGGCAGATGACGTATCTTCACAAACATGGTATAATTCCAGTAGTTCAAGCTCGGAAGACGAAAGCAGCGATACTAACGATAACGATGAAAACAATCGTGACAATGAAC AACCGAGGGATCCTGGAAATAGACGtatgtaa